Proteins from one Bos indicus x Bos taurus breed Angus x Brahman F1 hybrid chromosome 19, Bos_hybrid_MaternalHap_v2.0, whole genome shotgun sequence genomic window:
- the MYBBP1A gene encoding myb-binding protein 1A has product MAEPASMEVTEPLAPGEAQKSGVRPADRHGLLKHSREFLDFFWDIAKPQQETRLEATEKLLEYLRAKPKGSSEMKYALKRLITGLGGGREAARPCYSLALAQLLQSFEDIPLGSILQQIQEKHDLQKVKKGMMRPALFGNLFGVLALFQSGRLVKDSEALMKSVKLLQALGQHYNHLQEQPQKALVDILSQVPEAALQEILPKVLKPDLNSVLGSPEHLELFLLAQQKVPEKLEKLMGPVNLFSDENIPRLVTVLKTVANSVKKERKLPTVALDLLRLALQEDKFPWFWKEVVEQGLLKKQFWPASYLCFRLLGAALPLLSKEQLQLVMQGDLIRHYGEHMVTAKLPKQFKFAPEMNEYVGAFLEGCRGDPERQLALVVAFTSITNQGLPVVPTFWRVVQFLSPTALKGYVAWLRDMFLQPDLDSLVDFSTNNQKKTQDTSFHGPERAVFRLRKWIILRLVSIVDNLHVEKEEALIEEVARFCFFHSFFETKKPTSHIPESEQHFTLPLDGRTREVVCGAFFSLLQTLSTQFRLAPEQTADGRPWTYHLVQFADVLLNHSRNVAPLTAFTTQQRQAWDRMLKTLKELDTLSSEAKATAFQHLLLLVGIHLFKSPAESCDLLGDIQTCIKKSLGEKTRRTRSKATNPQELPWVEVLVEILLSLLAQPSHLMRQVARSVFGHICAHLTLRALQLILDVLNPEESQDEDDNVVVTDDSEEQLLGGAEDKSSDGEDSKGSKVSESEEESDDDDSDEEDRDGDVDQGFREQLMAVLQAGKALGGADSEDDNDDEELGDEAMMALDKSLASLFAEQKLRIQARKDEKNKLQKEKALRRDFQIRVLDLIEVLVTKQPENPLVLELLEPLLLVIRRSMRSNSSAKQEQDLLHKTARIFTHHLCRSRHYCRTAGDRVETLYARLERLVQQAGQQADSSVALYHFNASLYLLRVLRGSTVDKPARKAQKKEKASKDASSQPQGPEAASCLDLSLVTPIYSSALSSFLTKRNSPLTVPMFLSLFSRHPMLCKSLLPIVVEHVTSHTRPRHQVQACLLLQKTLPTRELRVCFKDPEWKQLMGQTLGKVTEILRTLGEAETKSGHQKDLAALELLNTLFRNFHHEKLTMDLTAVLGVLQSQQLRLQQRLQQGEHSAGSSRLHDLYWQAMKFLGVQRPKSEKDTKEAPQATQQSPVSMKRKKKGFLPETKKRKKHKPEATTQEAAAAKPEATSGDQPPSAGKKKKKKKKMKKTKSPALSQMNGTPAAKSPTPEPPAVSPSTPTKTPKPQKKTQKLAQVNEATPLPHQSPEEPVAKKRQKKLPQKGVSGKSPQSALPRKKARLSLAIRSPSLLQSGAKKVQLRKAKKL; this is encoded by the exons ATGGCGGAGCCGGCGAGTATGGAAGTCACCGAGCCTCTGGCTCCGGGAGAGGCCCAGAAGAGCGGCGTCCGGCCTGCCGACCGCCATGGCCTGCTCAAGCACAGCCGCGAGTTTTTGGACTTCTTCTGGGACATTGCGAAGCCTCAGCAGGAGACGCGGCTTGAGGCCACAGAGAAGCTGCTGGAGTATCTGCGTGCAAAGCCGAAG GGATCTTCCGAGATGAAGTACGCCCTGAAGCGCCTAATCACTGGGCTCGGGGGTGGACGAGAAGCAGCCCGGCCCTGCTACAGTTTGGCCCTGGCACAG CTATTACAGTCTTTCGAAGACATCCCCTTGGGCAGCATCCTGCAGCAAATACAGGAGAAACATGACCTGCAGAAGGTTAAGAAG GGGATGATGAGACCTGCCCTCTTTGGAAACCTGTTTGGGGTGCTAGCCCTCTTTCAGTCAGGCAGGCTAGTGAAG GACTCAGAAGCACTGATGAAGTCGGTGAAGCTGCTGCAGGCCCTGGGCCAGCATTACAACCACCTTCAGGAACAGCCCCAGAAGGCCCTGGTGGACATCCTTTCTCAG GTCCCGGAGGCCGCGCTGCAGGAGATCCTGCCCAAGGTCCTCAAGCCTGACTTGAATTCAGTGCTCGGCTCCCCTGAGCACCTGGAGCTCTTCCTCTTGGCCCAGCAGAAGGTGCCCGAGAAGCTGGAAAAACTGATGGGACCGGTCAACCTGTTCTCGGACGAGAACATCCCCAG GCTGGTGACTGTGCTGAAGACGGTGGCCAACTCTGTGAAGAAGGAACGCAAGCTGCCCACCGTGGCTCTGGACCTGCTCCGCCTGGCGCTCCAGGAGGACAAGTTCCCATGGTTCTGGAAGGaggttgtggagcaggggctcctgAAGAAGCAGTTCTGGCCGGCCAG CTACCTGTGCTTCCGCCTGCTGGGTGCAGCCCTGCCCCTGCTGTCCAAGGAGCAGCTGCAGCTGGTGATGCAAGGGGACCTGATCCGACATTATGGGGAGCACATGGTCACCGCTAAG CTCCCAAAGCAGTTCAAGTTTGCCCCGGAGATGAACGAGTACGTGGGGGCCTTCCTGGAAGGCTGCCGGGGCGACCCCGAGCGGCAGCTGGCCCTGGTAGTGGCCTTCACGTCCATCACCAACCAGGGCCTCCCTGTGGTGCCCACCTTCTGGCGGGTCGTGCAGTTCCTGAGTCCCACCGCCCTCAAGGGCTACGTGGCCTGGCTGCGGGACATGTTCCTCCAGCCTGACCTGGACTCCTTGGTGGACTTCAGCACCAACAACCAGAAGAAAACCCAAGACACTTCGTTCCATGG GCCCGAGCGAGCTGTGTTCCGGCTGCGGAAGTGGATCATCCTTCGCCTGGTCAGCATCGTGGACAATCTGCACGTAGAGAAGGAGGAGGCGCTGATCGAGGAGGTGGCCAG gtTTTGTTTCTTCCACTCGTTCTTCGAGACAAAGAAGCCCACGTCGCATATCCCCGAGTCCGAGCAGCACTTCACCCTCCCCTTGGATGGCCGGACACGGGAGGTGGTGTGCGGTGCTTTCTTCAG tctGCTGCAGACCCTCAGCACGCAGTTCAGGCTGGCGCCGGAGCAGACGGCAGACGGGCGGCCCTGGACCTACCACTTGGTGCAGTTCGCAGACGTGCTGCTGAATCACAGCCGTAACGTGGCTCCACTGACAGCCTTCACCACGCAGCAGCGCCAAGCCTGGGACCG GATGCTGAAGACGCTGAAGGAACTGGACACCCTCTCTTCAGAGGCCAAGGCCACTGCCTTCCAGCACCTGCTACTCCTGGTGGGCATCCACCTCTTTAAG TCCCCCGCAGAAAGCTGTGACCTCCTGGGCGACATCCAGACCTGCATCAAGAAGAGCCTGGGGGAGAAGACCCGCCGGACCCGTTCCAAGGCCACCA ACCCCCAGGAGCTGCCGTGGGTGGAGGTGCTGGTGGAGATCCTGCTATCCCTCTTGGCCCAGCCCAGCCACTTGATGCGCCAGGTGGCCCGTAGCGTGTTCGGCCACATCTGCGCCCATCTGACCCTACGTGCCCTGCAGCTCATCCTGGAT GTGCTGAACCCGGAGGAGAGCCAGGACGAGGACGACAACGTGGTGGTGACGGACGACTCCGAGGAGCAGCTGCTGGGGGGTGCGGAG GACAAGAGCTCGGACGGCGAGGACAGCAAGGGCAGCAAGGTCTCGGAGAGCGAGGAGGAGAGCGATGACGACGACAGCGACGAGGAGGACCGAGACGGGGACGTGGACCAGGGCTTCCGGGAGCAGCTGATGGCGGTGCTGCAGGCCGGGAAGGCgctg GGCGGAGCGGACAGTGAGGATGACAACGACGATGAGGAGCTGGGGGACGAGGCCATGATGGCCCTGGACAAGAGCCTGGCCAGCCTCTTTGCTGAGCAGAAGCTGCGCATCCAGGCCCGGAAGGACGAGAAGAACAAGCTGCAGAAGGAGAAGGCGCTGAGGCGGGACTTCCAGATCCGG GTCCTAGACCTGATCGAGGTGCTGGTGACCAAGCAGCCCGAGAACCCCCTGGTTCTGGAGCTGCTCGAGCCGCTGCTGCTCGTCATCCGGCGGAGCATGCGCAGCAACAGCAGCGCCAAGCAGGAGCAGGACCTGCTGCACAAGACGGCCCGCATCTTCAC GCATCACCTGTGCCGCTCCCGGCATTACTGCCGCACGGCCGGCGACCGCGTGGAGACTCTGTACGCCCGGCTGGAGCGGCTGGTGCAGCAGGCCGGCCAGCAGGCTGACTCCTCCGTCGCCCTCTACCACTTCAACGCCTCCCTCTACCTGCTCCGCGTCCTGAGGGGCAGCACCGTGGACAAGCCCGCCCGCAAGGCCCAGAAGAAGGAGAAAGCCAGCAAAGACGCCAgctcccagccccagggcccGGAG GCTGCTAGCTGCCTGGACTTGAGCCTTGTGACCCCAATCTACTCGTCAGCACTGAGCTCCTTCCTGACCAAGCGCAACAGCCCCCTCACGGTCCCCATGTTCCTCAGCCTCTTTTCCCGGCACCCG ATGCTCTGTAAGAGCCTGCTCCCCATCGTGGTCGAGCATGTGACGAGCCACACGCGGCCCCGCCATCAG gtccaGGCCTGCCTGCTGCTCCAGAAGACCCTGCCCACACGGGAGCTACGCGTGTGCTTTAAGGACCCAGAGTGGAAGCAGCTGATGGGCCAGACCCTGGGGAAGGTCACCGAG ATCCTGCGGACGCTGGGCGAGGCTGAGACCAAGTCAGGGCACCAGAAGGATCTGGCGGCCTTGGAGCTGCTCAACACTCTGTTCAGGAATTTCCATCATGAG AAGCTGACCATGGACCTGACCGCCGTCCTGGGCGTGCTGCAGAGCCAGCAGCTAAGGCTGCAGCAGAGGCTACAGCAGGGGGAGCACTCGGCCGGGTCCAGCCGCCTCCACGACCTCTACTGGCAGGCCATGAAGTTCCTCGGAGTCCA GCGCCCCAAGTCAGAGAAGGATACCAAGGAGGCCCCTCAGGCCACACAGCAGAGCCCCGTTAGCATGAAGCGGAAGAAAAAGGGCTTCTTGCCAGAGACCAAGAAGCGCAAGAAACATAAGCCTGAGGCCACCACgcaggaggcggcggcggccaAGCCCGAAGCCACCAGTGGGGACCAGCCCCCCAGCGCcggcaagaagaagaagaagaagaagaagatgaagaagaccAAGTCCCCAGCACTGTCCCAGATGAATGGGACACCTGCTGCCAAGAGTCCAACCCCAGAGCCCCCTGCCGTGAGCCCCAGCACCCCAACCAAGACCCCAAAGCCACAGAAGAAAACCCAGAAGCTGGCCCAGGTAAACGAAGCCACTCCCCTGCCTCATCAATCCCCCGAGGAGCCAGTTGCCAAAAAACGTCAGAAGAAGCTACCCCAGAAGGGAGTTTCAGGCAAGTCACCACAGTCCGCGCTGCCTCGGAAAAAGGCCAGGTTGTCCTTGGCCATCAGGAGCCCCAGCCTCCTCCAGAGCGGGGCCAAGAAGGTGCAGCTGAGGAAGGCGAAAAAGCTCTGA